CGCGCGAGCGGCTGGGCAAGCTTCGCGGCGCGCTGCGCGAGGAACGCGGGCGACTCGTTGGCGCGCTCAACATCGAGGGCATTCGCGAGACCTTCCGCATTCCCATTCGCGCGATGATTGAGAACGAAGAGCTCTACCGGCTCTACGTTCAGGAACGCTACCAGCCAGCCTCCCCCTTCGGGGCATTCGCGCGCGAGCTCCATGCCGAGATCCATCAAGATCTCGTCGAGGATTTTGCCCGCATGGGCTTTCCCTCGAAGAGCGCGCGGGAGAAGGCGGAGCTCGAGATGATCTCCGAGGCCGTCATCGCCATGGCCGAACGGTTGGGCCTTCTCTATGTCGAGGGCCACTACACCGACTTCGAGCAGGTGGTCGATCTGCTCGCGCGCTTCACGGTCAGCGTTTTCCCGGTCGGCAAATTTCCCCGCAAGTAGCGCCGCGCGGCTCAGCCGCCGCTGAAGGGCAGCACGCTGGCCCGCTCGCGCGGGGTGGTGTCCTCGGTCTGCTTGCTCGCAGCCAGACGCAGCACATGCAGATAGCCCTCGCGCTCGATGCAGGCGTTCTCGTAACCGCCGCGCTGCTCGAAGAGATCGAACACCTTTGGCAGGTTGTACTGGGGGATCCACATATAAATGTGGTGCTCCAGGTGATAATTCACATTGTGGGGCGCCATGAAGAAACGCACCCACCACGGGGCGAGCGTCGTGCGCGTCTGCAGCAGCTCGTCCGTGGTGTCGGGTACCATCGCGTGCTCGGCGATGTTGCGGATGCGCAGCACCAGCGAGTAGCCCGTCAGCGCCGGCAGCCACCACAGAAGGAAGAACGCATCGGGGCGCCCGGCGATCGTGCAGGCCGCGAGCAGGATGCCGTTGGTAATGAGAAAGCCCTTCTGCATCCTGGCAAAG
The sequence above is a segment of the Chrysiogenia bacterium genome. Coding sequences within it:
- a CDS encoding fatty acid desaturase, giving the protein LIYRTIHLQHHKYTWTDKDPDLGLANKFPITKASLRRKIWRDLSGKTGYQRYRALMRLSAGLKPNGKGLEGKSLGQCVRTFARMQKGFLITNGILLAACTIAGRPDAFFLLWWLPALTGYSLVLRIRNIAEHAMVPDTTDELLQTRTTLAPWWVRFFMAPHNVNYHLEHHIYMWIPQYNLPKVFDLFEQRGGYENACIEREGYLHVLRLAASKQTEDTTPRERASVLPFSGG
- a CDS encoding TetR family transcriptional regulator codes for the protein MAALARQLTRAEAKLLTRGRLLDAGLKVLCEEGYGALSASQVSRLAGIAQPTFYVHFKDKDDLVRALARERLGKLRGALREERGRLVGALNIEGIRETFRIPIRAMIENEELYRLYVQERYQPASPFGAFARELHAEIHQDLVEDFARMGFPSKSAREKAELEMISEAVIAMAERLGLLYVEGHYTDFEQVVDLLARFTVSVFPVGKFPRK